The Pyramidobacter piscolens W5455 genome includes a region encoding these proteins:
- a CDS encoding tripartite tricarboxylate transporter TctB family protein has translation MFELILNVLLWLGLAYTYAFHVLEAPVPAKVLRNPYALKPDVWPSVIIILLLICVAINIIRIVTKNRGKAEFSLGAFFASIGGFFASRLFLGIVIVVAACFVLEPLGFMGTCFLMLFFYGVLLGERKIARLLVFSALITLLLYVVFSVLLSVNLPRGTIPQARNFALWLESLVSQAQSLI, from the coding sequence GTGTTCGAACTGATTCTCAACGTTCTGCTGTGGCTCGGCCTGGCCTATACGTACGCGTTCCACGTGCTGGAGGCGCCCGTTCCCGCCAAGGTCCTGCGCAATCCCTACGCCCTCAAGCCCGACGTGTGGCCAAGCGTCATCATCATTCTGCTTCTGATCTGCGTAGCCATCAACATCATTCGCATTGTCACGAAGAACAGGGGCAAGGCGGAATTTTCGCTGGGCGCCTTTTTCGCCTCCATCGGCGGATTTTTCGCCAGCCGCCTGTTTCTCGGCATCGTCATCGTCGTGGCGGCCTGCTTTGTGCTCGAACCGCTCGGCTTTATGGGCACGTGCTTTCTGATGCTGTTCTTTTACGGCGTGCTGCTGGGCGAACGGAAGATCGCGCGCCTGCTCGTCTTCTCGGCACTGATCACGCTGCTCCTCTACGTGGTCTTCAGCGTCCTGCTGTCGGTCAATCTGCCCCGCGGCACCATCCCTCAGGCGCGCAACTTCGCGCTCTGGCTGGAGTCCCTGGTGTCCCAGGCTCAATCTCTTATCTAG
- a CDS encoding Bug family tripartite tricarboxylate transporter substrate binding protein, translating to MKKFVYALLAMSLLGVAAVSAGAEEWKFTRKIDVVCPWGVGGGADSTIRPMAKLLKDILGVEVEVVNVSGGSGVNGVEYTYKQPADGYTFMLGTQSLIMQDLQGATSMNFRSEFIPVAKLVHSINIIAGSKKAMDQKGYHSFSEMIKYAKEHPFEINVGMLTATGADGASLRQTLAGLDVNEVPYSGGSEMNSALVGGHIDMMITGTDEIAGLIQAGDIVPLCAICEKRMKLYPDMECTGELGIDSFIGTWRGIFAKAGTPQPALDALVAAIEKAVQTKEWQDFLVAGAYDERPGFAGPKEFAELFESEYKTFTEYLKAEEVLKKDYYAK from the coding sequence GTGAAAAAGTTCGTGTACGCGCTGTTGGCCATGTCTCTGCTCGGCGTCGCGGCCGTTTCCGCGGGGGCCGAAGAGTGGAAGTTCACCCGCAAGATCGACGTGGTTTGCCCCTGGGGCGTGGGCGGCGGCGCCGACAGCACGATCCGCCCCATGGCCAAGCTGCTCAAGGACATCCTCGGCGTCGAGGTCGAGGTCGTCAACGTTTCCGGCGGTTCGGGCGTTAACGGCGTGGAATACACCTACAAACAGCCCGCCGACGGCTACACCTTCATGCTGGGCACGCAGAGCCTGATCATGCAGGACCTGCAGGGAGCCACCTCGATGAACTTCCGCTCCGAGTTCATTCCCGTCGCCAAACTGGTCCACTCGATCAACATCATCGCCGGCTCCAAGAAAGCCATGGATCAGAAGGGCTATCACAGCTTTTCCGAGATGATCAAGTACGCCAAGGAACATCCGTTCGAGATCAACGTGGGCATGCTCACCGCCACGGGCGCCGACGGCGCTTCGCTGCGCCAGACGTTGGCCGGTCTTGACGTCAACGAGGTGCCCTACTCCGGCGGTTCCGAGATGAACTCCGCGCTGGTGGGCGGCCACATCGACATGATGATCACCGGCACCGACGAGATCGCCGGCCTGATCCAGGCGGGCGACATCGTGCCGCTGTGCGCCATCTGCGAGAAGCGCATGAAGCTCTACCCCGACATGGAATGCACGGGCGAGCTGGGCATCGATTCCTTCATCGGCACGTGGCGCGGCATTTTCGCCAAGGCCGGCACGCCTCAGCCCGCGCTCGACGCGCTGGTCGCCGCCATTGAGAAAGCCGTTCAGACCAAAGAATGGCAGGATTTCCTCGTGGCCGGCGCATACGACGAGCGTCCCGGCTTCGCGGGGCCCAAGGAGTTCGCCGAGCTGTTCGAGAGCGAGTACAAGACCTTCACCGAATATCTGAAAGCCGAAGAAGTTTTGAAGAAAGATTACTACGCCAAGTAG
- a CDS encoding LysR family transcriptional regulator, giving the protein MNLKHASYIMTILEEGSITAAAKKLLISQPSLSQTVKAVEDELGLPIFDRRAKRLTLTYAGQRYVESMREIMTAERNFLSEIAEMKNDHRATLRIGISAQRSISLLPQILPAFLARYPLVTVELKELPSVRLEELLSKGGCDVAFITTASKQNDLEYRLLENEQIVLMASKQTAISRRIGQGTEIELSEAREENFVNLTSGHSVRTIQNHLAQLCQFEPRVLLELFNMEAAKLVTAQLNAVMVCPYGYIQGDTRVETLTKCYPLRCHGFERHFYFCYPKKLRLCSYMRDLFDIARGKCQYHTM; this is encoded by the coding sequence TTGAATCTGAAACACGCTTCTTATATCATGACGATTCTGGAGGAGGGAAGCATCACCGCGGCCGCAAAAAAACTCCTCATCTCCCAACCCTCGCTGTCGCAAACCGTCAAAGCCGTGGAAGACGAACTGGGGCTGCCGATCTTCGACCGCCGCGCCAAACGGCTGACGCTGACTTACGCCGGCCAACGCTACGTCGAAAGCATGCGCGAGATCATGACGGCCGAGCGGAATTTCCTCAGCGAGATCGCCGAAATGAAAAACGATCACCGCGCCACGCTGCGCATCGGCATTTCGGCGCAGCGCAGTATTTCCCTGCTGCCGCAGATCCTGCCCGCTTTTCTCGCCCGCTATCCGCTCGTCACCGTCGAGCTGAAGGAGCTGCCCTCCGTCCGACTCGAGGAACTGCTCAGCAAGGGCGGCTGCGACGTGGCCTTCATCACCACCGCGTCGAAGCAGAACGACTTGGAATACCGCCTGCTGGAAAACGAACAGATCGTCCTCATGGCCTCCAAGCAGACGGCCATTTCCCGCCGCATCGGCCAGGGGACCGAAATCGAACTGAGCGAAGCGCGGGAGGAAAACTTCGTCAACCTCACCTCGGGGCACAGCGTGCGCACCATCCAGAACCACCTCGCCCAGCTGTGCCAGTTCGAGCCGCGCGTGCTTCTCGAACTGTTCAACATGGAAGCCGCCAAATTGGTCACCGCCCAGCTCAACGCCGTCATGGTCTGTCCTTACGGCTACATTCAGGGAGACACGCGCGTGGAGACGCTGACCAAATGCTATCCGTTGCGCTGTCACGGCTTCGAGCGGCATTTTTATTTCTGCTATCCCAAAAAACTGCGTCTCTGCAGCTATATGCGCGACCTTTTCGACATCGCCCGCGGCAAGTGCCAGTATCATACGATGTAG
- a CDS encoding MetQ/NlpA family ABC transporter substrate-binding protein: MKKSLKVFACTAAAVLAASSAPAAVRIGIPDDATNGARAIKLLETAGLITVDPAAGFSPELKDVTGSVYDVEIVPTMANTLPSTLDDFGASAINGTYAIPVGLVPSRDALIIERQGEDGENPFVNVIVARSADKGNETYRKVVDAYHSQLVAEYLLVKYKEAFFPAFAYNKDFTPASDFPASIDDYRSDRAGKTVVKVGVCGSSNGQWNAVQKILDENGEKIFIELVEFDAYNLPNEALNSGEIDLNAFQHKAYLNKEISSQGYAIEAIGDTLIAPLSLYSRKAKTLDELKALAGKK; this comes from the coding sequence ATGAAGAAATCGCTGAAAGTTTTCGCCTGCACCGCGGCCGCGGTTTTGGCCGCTTCGTCCGCCCCCGCCGCCGTGCGGATCGGCATCCCCGACGACGCCACCAACGGCGCTCGCGCCATCAAATTGCTGGAGACGGCCGGGCTGATCACCGTCGACCCCGCGGCCGGATTTTCCCCCGAGCTCAAAGACGTGACCGGTTCCGTATATGACGTGGAAATCGTGCCCACCATGGCCAACACGCTGCCCTCCACGCTCGACGATTTCGGCGCCAGCGCCATCAACGGCACCTACGCGATCCCCGTGGGGCTTGTGCCTTCGCGCGACGCGCTGATCATCGAACGACAGGGAGAGGACGGCGAAAATCCTTTCGTCAACGTGATCGTGGCCCGCTCGGCCGACAAAGGGAACGAGACCTATCGAAAGGTCGTCGACGCCTACCATAGCCAGCTCGTGGCCGAGTACCTGCTGGTCAAGTACAAGGAAGCCTTCTTCCCCGCTTTCGCTTACAACAAGGATTTCACGCCCGCCTCGGATTTTCCCGCGTCCATCGATGACTACCGGTCCGACCGCGCCGGCAAGACCGTCGTCAAAGTCGGCGTATGCGGCTCTTCCAACGGACAGTGGAACGCCGTGCAGAAAATCCTCGACGAGAACGGCGAGAAGATCTTCATCGAGCTGGTCGAATTCGACGCCTACAATCTGCCCAACGAGGCCCTGAACAGCGGCGAGATCGACCTCAACGCCTTCCAGCACAAAGCCTATCTGAACAAGGAAATCTCCTCGCAGGGCTACGCGATCGAAGCCATCGGCGACACGCTGATCGCGCCCCTGTCGCTCTATTCGCGCAAGGCGAAGACCCTCGACGAGCTCAAGGCGCTGGCCGGCAAAAAGTGA
- a CDS encoding ABC transporter permease subunit, giving the protein MKGAVVPLVFGAVPFFARQVETVLVGVDPGKIEAARSMGSGTAGIVFRVCLPEAVPELIRVVTITAISLIGLTSMAGAVGAGGIGGFAINYGQNLHHQDIVNVCVAALLVAVSLLQALGSMMARRTTNRRLFRPGLRVRR; this is encoded by the coding sequence GTGAAGGGGGCCGTCGTGCCGCTGGTTTTCGGCGCCGTCCCCTTCTTCGCGCGGCAGGTGGAGACGGTGCTGGTCGGCGTGGACCCCGGCAAGATCGAGGCGGCGCGCAGCATGGGCAGCGGCACGGCGGGCATCGTCTTCCGCGTCTGCCTGCCCGAGGCCGTGCCCGAGCTGATCCGCGTCGTCACGATCACGGCCATCAGCCTGATCGGCCTCACCTCCATGGCCGGAGCGGTGGGCGCGGGCGGCATCGGCGGCTTTGCCATCAACTACGGGCAGAACCTCCATCATCAGGATATCGTCAACGTCTGCGTAGCGGCGCTGCTCGTCGCCGTTTCGCTTCTTCAGGCGCTGGGCAGCATGATGGCGCGGCGAACCACCAACCGGCGGCTTTTCCGTCCCGGGCTTCGTGTCAGAAGGTAA
- a CDS encoding methionine ABC transporter ATP-binding protein: protein MIQLSGIKKSYPAADGGAVAALDGVDLAVGDGEIYGVIGYSGAGKSTLVRCVNLLETPDEGRLAVGGFGTVEARGGRLLFTPEGGAASPPMRETDLRRLRRGIGMIFQHFNLLDRSTVFENVAYPLRYCGMKKDGIERRVLELLELVELRDKADAYPSQLSGGQKQRVAIARALANNPPILLSDEATSALDPDVTESILTLLKNLNRRLGVTIILITHEMAVIKSICQKVAVMESGRVVEEGPVYDVFSSPAEVVTRRFVAATSGLGSFGKLIAGGSPLVRTDERRQLVNLVFTGDCVGDALISETSRRFCVDLNLVLANVDLLQGRPLGYTVVMAQGEPENIDAALAYLRSRSVRVEVIENARVS from the coding sequence ATGATTCAACTGAGCGGCATCAAAAAAAGCTATCCGGCCGCCGACGGCGGCGCGGTCGCGGCGCTGGACGGCGTCGATCTGGCCGTCGGCGACGGGGAGATTTACGGCGTCATCGGCTATTCCGGCGCGGGCAAGTCCACACTGGTGCGCTGCGTCAATCTGCTCGAGACGCCCGACGAAGGGCGGCTTGCCGTCGGCGGTTTTGGAACAGTCGAGGCCCGTGGCGGCAGGCTGCTCTTCACGCCCGAAGGAGGGGCCGCGTCCCCCCCGATGAGAGAGACTGACCTGCGCCGGCTGCGCCGCGGCATCGGCATGATCTTTCAGCACTTCAATCTATTGGACCGCAGCACCGTTTTCGAGAACGTGGCCTACCCGCTCAGGTATTGCGGCATGAAAAAGGACGGAATCGAACGCCGCGTGCTGGAACTGCTGGAGTTGGTGGAGCTGCGCGACAAGGCGGACGCTTATCCTTCGCAGCTTTCCGGCGGCCAGAAACAGCGCGTCGCCATTGCCCGCGCGCTGGCAAACAATCCCCCGATCCTCCTCTCCGACGAGGCTACCAGCGCCCTCGATCCCGACGTTACCGAGTCGATCCTGACGCTGCTCAAAAACCTGAACCGCCGCCTGGGCGTCACGATCATCCTCATCACCCACGAGATGGCGGTGATCAAGTCCATTTGCCAAAAGGTGGCGGTCATGGAGAGCGGGCGCGTCGTCGAGGAAGGTCCCGTGTACGACGTTTTCTCGTCGCCGGCGGAAGTCGTCACGCGCCGCTTCGTGGCGGCCACGTCGGGGCTGGGCAGCTTCGGCAAGTTGATCGCCGGCGGCTCGCCGCTGGTGCGGACGGACGAACGGCGGCAGCTCGTCAATCTGGTCTTCACCGGCGACTGCGTGGGCGACGCGCTGATCTCGGAAACGTCGCGGCGGTTCTGCGTCGACCTCAATTTGGTGCTGGCCAACGTGGACCTGCTGCAGGGGCGTCCGCTGGGCTACACGGTCGTGATGGCGCAGGGCGAACCGGAGAACATCGACGCCGCGCTGGCCTATTTGCGCTCGCGCTCCGTCAGGGTGGAGGTGATCGAAAATGCCCGCGTTTCTTAA
- a CDS encoding DUF2798 domain-containing protein: MPKTKLQELIFTLMMVPVMVTWMVLYNLWLSPQGLTGVSARTGATVLELCALALAVEFPLISPAAHAIAFRIVRRTSCSPTLLPVVVALCMVSLMCPYMSFMAMLLQRGLPAEWASVWGGMLRVNYPMALAWQLLVAGPAVRATFASLQKRFWPAGAPAA, from the coding sequence ATGCCGAAAACGAAACTGCAGGAACTGATCTTTACGCTGATGATGGTGCCCGTCATGGTGACGTGGATGGTGCTGTACAATCTCTGGCTGTCGCCGCAGGGACTGACAGGAGTGTCGGCGCGGACGGGCGCGACGGTGCTCGAACTCTGCGCTCTCGCGCTGGCAGTGGAGTTTCCGCTGATTTCGCCTGCGGCCCACGCGATCGCTTTTCGGATCGTGCGACGGACAAGCTGCTCTCCGACACTGCTTCCGGTCGTCGTGGCGCTGTGCATGGTCAGTCTGATGTGCCCTTACATGAGCTTTATGGCCATGCTCTTGCAGCGCGGACTGCCGGCCGAATGGGCGTCGGTCTGGGGAGGAATGCTGCGGGTCAATTATCCCATGGCGCTGGCGTGGCAGCTTCTGGTCGCCGGCCCTGCCGTGCGGGCGACGTTCGCTTCTTTGCAGAAGCGCTTCTGGCCCGCGGGCGCTCCGGCCGCATAG
- a CDS encoding SLC13 family permease, producing MLMIISNAGAQCGRYTRISPDGNIVLNLLAKQGIEGGLFVLTAHMTMAMAIISILALVYFKGHKAKKGGAVRLETEKLTRKQVVALVVFVLVVLCVIVLKKDSGFMGIVGAVVLILIGVIDEKSAFKTIPWNIIMMVAGVGMLMNIVIISGGIDILTGAIAALTSPVTAGGVSCMTASVMSWFSSTLGVVVPTLTPAVSKLAAEIGGNVTAIGLLSSILIGSSSACFSPASSVGGVILSTVVGDEKSKGVIDENKTFVVLFIPVHLHGDYLISHLDYGALQYFFVTGFLFLWEFLLRRFLFRAGGEPFSVL from the coding sequence ATGCTGATGATTATCTCCAACGCCGGCGCACAGTGCGGTCGCTATACGCGGATTTCTCCAGACGGGAATATTGTGCTGAACTTGCTTGCGAAGCAAGGAATCGAAGGCGGGCTCTTCGTCTTGACTGCGCACATGACGATGGCTATGGCGATTATCTCCATCCTTGCGCTCGTTTATTTTAAAGGCCACAAGGCAAAGAAAGGCGGCGCTGTTCGTCTGGAGACGGAAAAGCTCACAAGGAAACAGGTTGTCGCCCTTGTCGTCTTCGTTCTGGTTGTCTTGTGCGTCATCGTCCTCAAAAAGGATTCCGGATTCATGGGCATTGTCGGCGCCGTCGTTTTGATACTGATCGGCGTGATCGACGAAAAATCCGCGTTCAAGACGATTCCCTGGAATATCATCATGATGGTTGCCGGCGTCGGCATGTTGATGAATATTGTCATCATATCGGGCGGAATCGATATTCTGACAGGCGCGATTGCCGCACTGACCTCTCCTGTCACGGCGGGCGGGGTTTCCTGTATGACGGCAAGCGTCATGTCGTGGTTCTCATCGACCCTGGGCGTTGTCGTGCCGACGCTGACGCCGGCAGTCTCCAAGCTGGCCGCAGAAATCGGCGGCAACGTCACGGCCATCGGGCTCCTCAGTTCTATACTGATCGGTTCTTCCAGCGCGTGTTTCAGTCCCGCGTCTTCCGTTGGCGGCGTGATCTTGTCTACCGTTGTCGGAGACGAGAAATCCAAAGGAGTGATCGATGAAAACAAAACATTTGTAGTGTTGTTCATTCCGGTCCATCTGCATGGCGATTATCTTATCTCTCATCTCGATTACGGGGCTCTACAATATTTTTTCGTAACGGGATTCCTGTTTCTTTGGGAATTTTTGCTGCGGCGGTTTTTGTTCCGCGCTGGCGGGGAACCCTTTTCGGTGCTATAA